Within Borrelia hispanica CRI, the genomic segment ATTGTTATTACTTTTGGTTTTTTGATATCCATTTTCAAACATCCTCCAATATGATAGTTTTTTTATCATAAAACATATATATTTCTTTCTCTAAATTTAAAAGTTTCTATTAAAAATTTGTAATGTTTCTTATGACTTTTTTTTATTCTGAGTAGATAATCAATCCTTTTAAGATAACAAGAAAAACTGTTCTTGTTGAACTTAAATTTAATATAATATCTTTTTGAAAATATAGAAGCTTGCATTGTCTTATTTTTTTTATAGTTTTTAACTACATTTTTATTTTTTATTGATTTTCTATAACTATAAGATATGTCTAAAAATTTATTATTATCTTTTACAGCAAACAGTCCGAACCATTTTACTTTTTCTTGAGTCAATAGCTCTTTGAAAGAGATGGTAAACCTATGCTTATGACTTTTGTGAACTTCCAATTTGTAAGAATTTGTCATAATTTCTGTATGATATACTTTTTTATCATCCTTCTCTTCGGCTTTAATAAAAAGATTATGAGCTTTTTCTTCTGTTAATTTGATTTTTAATTTTTTTTGCTTAAGTAGTTTTAGTGCATTGCTCATAATTAATCCTTAATCAACAATTTCTTTTGATTTTTTTAATTTTAAATAATTTCTTTATGTTCTATTAACTTTAATAGTTCATAATAATAAAAATTATTAATCACTTTATTATATTCTAATTTTTGTTGTTTGTTTAGATAATCTTTTTAGAATTGGTATGGAAATGTTAAGTTTGACTTTATGCTTTAATTATTCAAATGATATGCTAACTATATTAATTATTAAATAATCATGATAACTTAATGTTTATTATTTATTAGAATTAAATTGTTTTTTTGAATTTCTTATTAGTTAAACTTTTTTTGCTATTCTAAATAATTTATTTATAAAATTTTATAAAAATTAACAGATTTATTTGAAAATTTTGGGTAATGTTAGCAATTTAAATAAATTATATTTTCTATAATGTTTTTTATGTTTTTTAGCAAATAAGAAGATGATGTTTTTGTTGTTTTTGTCTCATATATGACAATTTATATTTATTAGATAGTAACTTATTTGATTATAATTATTAAAATAATATGGTATAATATACTTCATATATTTATAAATATAAAATTAAAAATATAAATTTAAAATATAAGGAAAATATTTATGTCACAAAAAAGAACATTACAAACTATAAAAGAACAATTAAGTGAGGATGAAAAAATTGCTTTAAATTTTTTCGAAGATCTTCT encodes:
- a CDS encoding DUF226 domain-containing protein, with amino-acid sequence MSNALKLLKQKKLKIKLTEEKAHNLFIKAEEKDDKKVYHTEIMTNSYKLEVHKSHKHRFTISFKELLTQEKVKWFGLFAVKDNNKFLDISYSYRKSIKNKNVVKNYKKNKTMQASIFSKRYYIKFKFNKNSFSCYLKRIDYLLRIKKSHKKHYKFLIETFKFRERNIYVL